In Geminocystis sp. NIES-3709, a single genomic region encodes these proteins:
- a CDS encoding GspH/FimT family pseudopilin, with the protein MELILVPHKKHKLKLEQGFTLMELLVTLVIAGILSAVASPSIIGMFQQEKLKAAAQDLESALRVAQGNAIKYSQDCTVTIDNVTGTTTGNNLFYTVTGSNITDDRGTASTTDDIPRNCILETRNILVRRGTENLLNIKTSGAGQIIYDFSGEVAVASNQTIVIYNESTKQSKCIVISAPLALMRTGEYTNVPAIEGGSQQNNASISSTNCNNTENLRYDNNNY; encoded by the coding sequence ATGGAACTTATTCTTGTCCCCCATAAAAAGCATAAATTAAAACTAGAGCAAGGTTTTACCTTAATGGAATTATTAGTTACTCTAGTTATTGCTGGAATTTTGAGTGCTGTTGCTTCTCCGTCTATTATAGGAATGTTTCAACAGGAAAAATTAAAGGCGGCAGCCCAAGATTTAGAATCAGCTTTAAGAGTGGCTCAAGGCAACGCCATTAAATATAGTCAAGATTGTACTGTTACCATTGATAACGTTACCGGAACAACGACCGGTAATAATTTATTCTATACCGTTACCGGTAGTAATATCACAGACGATCGAGGAACTGCTTCCACAACTGATGATATTCCTCGTAACTGTATTTTAGAAACGAGAAATATTCTTGTAAGACGAGGCACAGAGAATCTTTTAAATATAAAAACCAGTGGTGCAGGACAAATTATCTATGATTTTAGTGGTGAAGTTGCGGTGGCATCTAACCAAACGATCGTTATTTATAATGAAAGTACCAAACAGAGTAAGTGTATAGTTATTTCTGCTCCTTTGGCTTTAATGAGAACAGGAGAATATACCAATGTTCCTGCGATCGAAGGGGGAAGTCAACAAAACAACGCTAGTATTTCATCAACTAATTGTAATAATACAGAAAATCTGAGATATGACAATAACAATTATTAG
- the rsmI gene encoding 16S rRNA (cytidine(1402)-2'-O)-methyltransferase, translating into MTGILYLVATPIGNLKDITFRAIETLQTVDLIAAEDTRHTGKLLHHYQIKTPTISYHQHNHQARVKELLDKLLSGLNIALVTDAGTPAISDPGYNLVLACIEAHINIIPIPGAIAGINGLIASGLTTERFCFEGFLPTKKKLRDDLLQSLQREKRTMIFYEAPHRLIKTLTDFSQFFDNNRLIVLARELTKLHETIWRGTIQSSIELYQNREPKGEYTIILEGNQDFDQINLSETEIKEEMIQLIEQGMSKTEASQLLAKETNLSRREIYKLMNN; encoded by the coding sequence GTGACAGGAATACTTTATCTCGTAGCTACTCCCATCGGAAATTTAAAAGATATTACATTTCGTGCGATCGAAACCTTACAAACTGTAGATTTAATCGCCGCCGAAGATACCCGACACACGGGGAAATTATTACATCATTATCAAATCAAAACCCCAACCATCAGTTATCATCAACATAACCATCAAGCAAGAGTTAAAGAATTATTGGATAAATTATTGAGTGGCTTAAATATTGCCTTAGTCACCGATGCAGGTACTCCAGCTATTTCAGATCCGGGCTACAATTTAGTCTTAGCTTGTATAGAAGCCCATATTAACATTATACCCATACCTGGAGCGATCGCCGGAATTAATGGTTTAATTGCTTCTGGTTTAACCACAGAAAGATTCTGTTTTGAAGGATTTTTGCCCACGAAAAAAAAATTAAGAGATGACTTACTGCAAAGTTTACAACGAGAAAAACGGACAATGATTTTTTATGAAGCACCCCATCGCCTTATCAAAACCCTTACGGATTTTTCTCAATTTTTTGACAACAATCGCCTCATTGTTTTAGCTAGAGAATTAACGAAACTTCATGAAACTATTTGGCGTGGTACAATTCAAAGCTCGATCGAACTATATCAAAATCGAGAGCCGAAAGGAGAATATACAATTATTTTAGAAGGAAATCAAGATTTCGATCAAATTAATCTTTCAGAAACGGAAATTAAAGAGGAAATGATTCAGTTAATCGAGCAAGGAATGAGTAAAACCGAAGCTAGTCAACTTTTAGCTAAAGAGACAAACCTTTCCCGTCGAGAAATTTATAAACTAATGAACAATTAA
- a CDS encoding CO2 hydration protein codes for MVNISLEASKHPLAEYIHRLESGKSLLTDTPQNVIEVVGILKSYGVVLDAYSNNLNYIAEHQFLVLFPFFKYFDGKISPDKLLRHWWHDRINFEYAEYCMRAMLWHGGGKLDEYVDSSEFSIATKKAITAKLKGNLIIGTLNKLFPEFLPEQIKMLAYYSALGQFWRIMSDIFISLSDKYDNGEINSIEEIVKHILDGLVADANKPITYAVEINGKIHELIPHSAGLTFLMDTAVPYVEAVFFRGTPFLGTVSFNAQEYQIPFDQSLFTYGALYADPLPVGSAGIPPTLLMQDMRHFIPEYLHQIYRQSLREEDDLLVKICISFQKSMYCVTTAALQGLAPYPLNTDNTEEKQANRKYLEQWMNRFTTSRILEVNEISK; via the coding sequence ATGGTAAATATTTCTCTTGAAGCCTCAAAACATCCTTTAGCTGAATATATTCATCGTTTGGAATCAGGAAAGAGTCTGTTAACAGATACTCCCCAAAATGTAATAGAAGTGGTAGGTATTTTAAAGTCTTATGGTGTTGTTTTGGATGCCTATTCCAATAACTTGAATTATATTGCTGAACATCAATTTTTAGTTTTATTTCCCTTCTTTAAATATTTTGATGGTAAAATTTCGCCAGATAAACTTTTACGGCATTGGTGGCACGATCGAATTAATTTTGAGTATGCAGAATATTGTATGCGCGCAATGTTATGGCATGGGGGCGGTAAGTTAGATGAATATGTGGATAGTTCAGAGTTTTCGATCGCCACAAAGAAAGCTATTACAGCGAAATTAAAAGGAAACTTAATTATAGGCACGTTAAATAAGTTATTTCCCGAATTTTTGCCCGAACAAATTAAAATGTTAGCTTATTACTCCGCATTAGGTCAATTTTGGCGGATTATGAGTGATATTTTTATAAGTCTTTCCGATAAATATGACAACGGTGAGATAAACTCGATCGAAGAAATAGTAAAACATATCTTAGATGGCTTAGTAGCAGATGCCAATAAACCCATTACTTACGCCGTAGAGATTAATGGCAAAATCCATGAATTAATTCCTCATAGTGCGGGGTTAACCTTCCTTATGGATACAGCAGTACCTTATGTTGAAGCCGTTTTCTTTCGTGGTACTCCGTTTTTGGGTACAGTATCATTTAATGCTCAAGAATATCAAATACCATTTGATCAATCCTTGTTTACCTATGGTGCATTATACGCTGATCCGTTACCCGTTGGTAGTGCTGGTATTCCTCCCACTCTTTTAATGCAAGATATGCGTCATTTTATCCCCGAATATTTACACCAAATTTATCGTCAAAGTTTGCGAGAAGAAGATGATTTATTAGTAAAAATTTGTATCAGTTTTCAAAAATCTATGTACTGCGTAACAACCGCCGCTTTACAAGGATTAGCACCTTATCCCCTAAATACCGATAATACTGAGGAAAAACAAGCCAATCGTAAATATTTAGAACAATGGATGAATCGTTTTACCACTTCTCGTATTTTAGAGGTAAATGAAATAAGTAAATAA
- a CDS encoding glycosyltransferase, whose translation MTQDSNISLSIIVKNEAKNLPDCLKSIQNFVHEIILIDTGSTDNTKDIAKNFGAKVYDYSWQDDFAEARNYGLKFVNTEWVLVLDADEVLSPSIIPYIQEVIKKEDTLVVNLIREEIGALSSPFSQLSRLFRRHPDIKFSRPYHALIDDAVLALQKKETYWKIIDLPDVAIQHYGYQPEIIASQNKTQRALKAMESYLSKNPHDAYVCSKLGALYIDMGNVKKGLKLLKTGLKSNLGDTPTLFELHYHLANAFVEEKQWETAVKHYQKSIELPILGKLKLGAYLNFGSLCYQRKDYDNALKLYQACVAIEPNFALAYYNLGLTYRAMGRNFKAIEAYQNAIKLNSDYPWSYQNLGVLLLKQGEMEDSVKAFQEAYNLHKIQNPMIAKQLQQELVNMGINLID comes from the coding sequence ATGACTCAAGATAGCAATATTTCTCTTTCCATAATTGTTAAAAATGAGGCAAAAAATTTACCTGATTGTCTCAAAAGTATCCAAAATTTTGTTCATGAAATTATTTTAATAGATACTGGTTCAACAGATAACACAAAAGATATTGCGAAAAATTTTGGAGCAAAAGTATATGATTATTCATGGCAGGATGATTTTGCTGAAGCTAGAAATTATGGGTTAAAATTTGTCAATACAGAATGGGTTTTAGTTTTAGATGCTGATGAAGTTTTAAGTCCTTCTATTATCCCTTATATTCAAGAAGTAATAAAAAAAGAAGATACTCTGGTAGTGAATCTTATCAGGGAAGAAATAGGCGCACTTTCTTCTCCTTTTTCTCAACTATCTCGTCTATTTCGTCGCCATCCTGACATCAAATTTTCTCGCCCTTATCATGCGTTGATTGATGATGCGGTTTTAGCCTTACAAAAAAAAGAAACTTATTGGAAAATTATTGACTTGCCTGATGTTGCTATTCAACATTATGGTTATCAGCCAGAAATTATTGCCTCCCAAAATAAAACACAACGTGCTTTAAAAGCAATGGAATCTTATTTGAGTAAAAATCCTCATGATGCTTATGTGTGCAGTAAATTGGGTGCTTTATATATTGACATGGGAAATGTCAAAAAAGGTCTAAAATTGCTTAAGACGGGCTTAAAATCTAATTTAGGCGATACTCCAACGTTATTTGAACTGCACTATCATCTTGCTAATGCTTTTGTTGAAGAAAAACAATGGGAAACGGCAGTGAAACATTATCAAAAATCGATCGAGTTACCAATTTTAGGTAAACTAAAGTTAGGTGCTTATCTTAATTTTGGTAGTCTTTGTTATCAAAGAAAAGATTATGATAATGCCTTAAAATTATATCAAGCCTGTGTTGCGATCGAGCCTAATTTTGCTTTAGCCTATTATAATCTAGGTTTAACTTATCGTGCAATGGGACGTAATTTTAAAGCTATTGAAGCATATCAAAACGCTATTAAACTAAATTCTGATTATCCTTGGTCATATCAAAATTTAGGAGTATTATTACTTAAGCAAGGAGAAATGGAAGATAGTGTTAAAGCCTTTCAAGAAGCCTATAATTTGCATAAAATCCAAAATCCTATGATAGCTAAACAACTTCAACAAGAGTTAGTCAATATGGGAATAAACTTAATTGATTAG
- a CDS encoding GNAT family N-acetyltransferase, producing the protein MSILPNHILIKSFNFGSTEYYQAKEIRQKYLRTPLGIEFTPEDLNLDRIAHHIMAYDDNKIVGCVLGIQENNKVKIKQMLVIPDYQEKGIGSLLLNKIERVFYDLGINHFYLHSRQESLEFYQKNGYIPTGNNFIEVGILHQRADKFY; encoded by the coding sequence ATGTCTATTTTACCTAATCACATACTAATAAAATCCTTCAACTTTGGATCAACAGAATATTATCAAGCCAAAGAAATAAGACAAAAATATCTTCGCACTCCTTTAGGCATTGAATTTACTCCTGAAGATTTGAACCTCGATCGAATTGCTCATCATATAATGGCTTATGATGATAATAAAATAGTTGGTTGTGTCTTGGGCATTCAGGAAAATAACAAAGTAAAAATTAAGCAAATGTTAGTAATACCTGACTATCAAGAAAAAGGTATTGGCAGTTTATTACTAAACAAAATTGAAAGAGTTTTTTATGATTTAGGAATTAACCATTTTTACCTTCACTCACGACAAGAAAGCCTCGAATTTTATCAAAAAAACGGATATATTCCCACGGGAAATAATTTTATAGAAGTTGGTATTCTTCATCAACGTGCGGATAAGTTTTATTAA
- a CDS encoding alpha/beta fold hydrolase, with translation MSDKLLSLECSKNIGNQRDWIWRGWRIRYTFQRVAVENQSNDIPIILLHGFGASLNHWRYNIPVLSQYHTVYALDLLGFGTSKKAYTDYGIELWSKLVYDFWHTFITKPCIIIGNSIGSLIALNTVAQYPIITKELVMLSLPDIYSRQKIQPFIEKLENLVASPLLIRLIFYLARQPSFIRRCLKVAYIDHTNINDELVNFITNATLDRGSARALIALSKSVKKFPFSAEELLKQIDIPILLLWGKLDRLIPPNYAQKLAQVNPKIELKLLDNLGHCIHDESPKLFHKIFFDWRRKLINTNCES, from the coding sequence ATGAGCGATAAATTACTATCTTTAGAATGTAGTAAAAATATTGGCAATCAACGAGATTGGATTTGGAGAGGTTGGCGCATTCGTTATACTTTTCAACGAGTAGCGGTAGAAAATCAATCAAATGATATACCTATTATACTTTTACACGGTTTTGGTGCATCTTTAAACCATTGGCGATATAATATTCCTGTTTTAAGTCAATATCATACAGTGTATGCTCTTGATTTACTAGGTTTTGGCACATCGAAAAAAGCCTATACGGATTATGGTATAGAATTGTGGTCAAAATTAGTCTATGATTTTTGGCATACTTTTATTACTAAACCTTGTATAATCATTGGTAATTCGATCGGATCATTAATTGCTTTAAATACTGTTGCTCAATATCCTATCATCACAAAAGAATTAGTAATGTTGAGTTTACCTGATATTTACTCAAGACAAAAAATTCAACCTTTTATTGAAAAATTAGAAAACCTAGTCGCTTCACCTCTACTTATTCGTCTAATTTTTTATTTAGCACGTCAACCTAGTTTTATTCGTCGTTGCTTAAAAGTTGCCTATATTGATCATACTAATATCAATGATGAATTAGTTAATTTTATCACTAATGCAACTCTCGATCGAGGTTCTGCTCGTGCTTTAATAGCTTTAAGTAAATCTGTTAAAAAGTTTCCTTTTTCTGCGGAAGAATTACTCAAACAAATTGATATTCCTATTTTATTACTTTGGGGTAAACTCGATCGACTTATTCCTCCCAATTATGCTCAAAAATTAGCACAAGTAAACCCAAAAATAGAACTAAAATTGTTAGATAATTTGGGACATTGTATTCATGATGAATCACCTAAATTATTTCATAAAATATTTTTTGATTGGCGAAGAAAATTAATTAATACTAATTGTGAAAGCTGA
- a CDS encoding LL-diaminopimelate aminotransferase: protein MQFSERIKPLEKNVFADMDKAKTEAISQGKKIIDLSLGSSDISTSKHIINTIEKSLNNPENHGYLLHGGTVEFRKVVANWYEKRFGIFVDYHTEVLPLIGCQEGTAHLPLAIINQGDYALLLDPGYPSHAGGIYLAGGQIYGMPLLAENNFLPQFNEIPPEVLVKSKMMILSYPHNPTSAMASLSFFESAFQFCQDNNIILVHDFPYMDIVFSDNKPPSILQADRNKEISIEFFTFSKSYNMGGFRIGFAIGNKQLITALKQIKSVVDFNQYKGILNGAMTALTSSQECVKETVTIYQQRRNFLIEELNKIGWNVPTPEATLYVWAKLPEKWQKDSIKFCVELVKSNGVALSPGAGFGESGEGYVRFALVKSPEILHEAVKKIAMFLNQ, encoded by the coding sequence ATGCAATTTTCAGAAAGAATAAAACCCTTAGAAAAAAATGTTTTTGCTGATATGGATAAGGCGAAAACAGAAGCGATTTCTCAGGGAAAAAAAATTATTGATTTGTCTTTAGGTTCATCTGACATATCTACATCAAAACATATTATAAATACGATCGAAAAATCTCTTAATAATCCAGAAAATCACGGTTATTTATTACATGGTGGTACAGTCGAATTTAGAAAAGTTGTGGCTAATTGGTATGAGAAAAGATTTGGTATTTTTGTTGATTATCACACAGAAGTTTTACCTTTAATTGGTTGTCAAGAAGGCACTGCTCATTTACCTTTAGCTATTATTAATCAAGGTGATTATGCTTTATTATTAGATCCGGGTTATCCTTCTCATGCTGGGGGAATTTATCTTGCCGGAGGACAAATTTATGGAATGCCATTATTAGCAGAAAATAATTTTTTACCTCAATTCAATGAGATTCCTCCAGAGGTTTTAGTTAAATCAAAAATGATGATTTTAAGTTATCCTCATAATCCGACAAGTGCCATGGCTTCTTTATCTTTTTTTGAATCTGCATTTCAATTTTGTCAAGATAATAATATCATTTTAGTCCATGATTTTCCTTATATGGATATAGTTTTTAGTGATAATAAACCACCTTCAATTTTACAAGCTGATAGAAATAAAGAAATCTCGATCGAGTTTTTTACTTTCTCTAAATCTTATAATATGGGAGGTTTTAGAATTGGTTTTGCTATTGGAAATAAACAGTTAATTACTGCTTTAAAACAAATTAAATCAGTAGTTGATTTTAACCAATATAAGGGAATTTTAAACGGTGCGATGACGGCGTTAACTTCTTCTCAAGAATGTGTAAAAGAAACTGTCACAATTTATCAACAAAGGAGAAATTTTTTAATAGAAGAATTAAATAAAATTGGTTGGAATGTACCGACACCGGAAGCGACTTTATATGTATGGGCAAAATTACCAGAAAAATGGCAAAAAGACTCTATTAAATTTTGTGTAGAATTAGTAAAAAGTAATGGAGTTGCTTTGTCGCCAGGTGCTGGTTTTGGTGAAAGTGGTGAGGGTTATGTGAGATTTGCGTTAGTGAAATCACCAGAAATTTTACACGAAGCAGTAAAAAAAATAGCTATGTTTTTAAATCAATAA
- the trxA gene encoding thioredoxin, translated as MSKVIEINDSQFEKEVIKENQTVLAYFWASWCGPCRLVSPSINWVAENYSDRLKVVKLEVDASPETVATYDVKGIPVLILFKQGKMISKNDGSITKEKLKEFIEKNL; from the coding sequence ATGAGTAAAGTGATTGAAATTAACGATTCTCAGTTTGAAAAGGAAGTTATTAAAGAAAATCAAACGGTTTTAGCGTATTTTTGGGCTTCATGGTGTGGCCCTTGTCGTCTTGTGTCACCTTCTATAAACTGGGTAGCTGAAAATTACAGCGATCGCTTGAAAGTAGTTAAACTAGAAGTAGATGCTAGTCCTGAAACTGTAGCTACTTATGACGTAAAAGGAATACCAGTTTTAATATTATTTAAACAGGGAAAAATGATTAGTAAAAATGACGGCTCTATTACCAAGGAAAAATTAAAAGAATTTATTGAAAAAAACCTTTAA
- a CDS encoding ABC transporter ATP-binding protein, with translation MLYLKNVTYHPPATIHPIIENITLTLPSQKLGLIVGTSGSGKTTLLEILAGLAEKTTGEILWNTQELASEELQQLSGIVFQFPERHFCGGNILEELRLGHPELSAIRVKDALTEVGLDHLSYDTPPHALSGGQQRRLSLAVQLIRQPNILLLDEPTAGLDWLMKEQLVNLLSRLKQHWTLLVVTHDASDLVDIADNCWRIEGGKIEAVNPDVFYVKEKQKISKEKFL, from the coding sequence ATGCTTTACTTAAAAAACGTTACCTATCATCCACCGGCAACTATTCATCCCATTATTGAAAATATTACCCTGACTTTACCATCTCAAAAACTAGGACTTATTGTTGGTACAAGTGGTTCAGGTAAAACTACACTTTTGGAAATTTTAGCAGGATTAGCAGAAAAGACTACTGGAGAAATTTTATGGAATACGCAAGAATTAGCATCAGAAGAATTACAACAACTAAGCGGTATTGTATTTCAATTTCCTGAGCGTCATTTTTGCGGTGGAAACATATTAGAAGAATTGAGATTAGGACATCCAGAGTTAAGTGCTATTCGTGTTAAGGATGCTTTAACAGAGGTAGGATTAGATCATCTTAGTTATGATACTCCTCCCCACGCCCTTAGTGGAGGACAACAAAGACGATTATCTTTAGCAGTGCAATTAATTCGTCAACCTAATATTTTACTGTTAGATGAACCAACGGCGGGATTAGACTGGTTAATGAAAGAACAATTAGTTAATTTATTATCAAGGTTAAAACAACATTGGACATTATTAGTCGTTACTCATGATGCGAGTGATTTAGTTGATATTGCTGATAATTGTTGGCGTATTGAAGGAGGAAAAATAGAGGCGGTAAATCCTGATGTTTTTTATGTGAAAGAAAAACAAAAAATTTCTAAGGAAAAGTTTTTATAA
- a CDS encoding Sll0314/Alr1548 family TPR repeat-containing protein, translating to MDFSFCILKGNGDQLQLNFNLKNSYFWAKLSSTTLLSIFSLICFSTASFAGDPFRTTNPRNISTQTESAFKALFEDGNYPQAKVYLNEAKNSSEDDPLLPALRASLAYTEQDWEIMETYTAETLKVAKLIASKDPLRSNLYLAVGNFLDGANEYRKKGGLAALSKLQLVFDYFDKAERIDKNDPELNLIKGYLNLMLAVNLPFSSPQQAIDNLQAYASPQYLVNRGIALAYRDLKDYDLALTFVNKAIESTPLNPELYYLKGQILRQKGQKENSVTLLQEAVKNFDIALAKVNQLPQEGVKKPLEREKRKTLEKIAELGTSSQN from the coding sequence ATGGATTTTTCTTTTTGCATTCTTAAAGGTAATGGTGATCAACTTCAGCTCAATTTTAACCTTAAAAATTCTTATTTTTGGGCAAAATTGTCTTCTACCACTTTATTATCCATATTTTCTCTAATTTGCTTTTCTACCGCTAGTTTTGCTGGTGATCCTTTTCGTACTACTAATCCTCGTAATATTAGTACTCAAACAGAATCTGCTTTTAAAGCATTGTTTGAAGATGGTAACTATCCTCAAGCTAAAGTTTATCTCAACGAAGCAAAAAATTCTTCAGAAGATGATCCTCTTTTACCTGCTTTAAGGGCTTCTTTAGCTTATACTGAACAAGATTGGGAGATAATGGAAACCTATACAGCCGAAACTCTTAAGGTAGCAAAATTGATCGCATCAAAAGACCCTCTCCGTAGTAATCTATATTTAGCGGTGGGTAATTTTTTAGATGGTGCGAATGAATACCGTAAAAAGGGTGGTTTAGCGGCTCTGAGCAAGTTACAATTAGTTTTTGATTATTTTGATAAGGCGGAAAGGATAGATAAAAATGATCCCGAATTAAATTTAATTAAGGGTTATTTAAACTTAATGTTAGCTGTAAATTTACCTTTTTCTAGCCCTCAACAAGCTATTGATAATTTACAAGCCTATGCTTCTCCTCAATATCTAGTTAATCGTGGTATTGCCCTTGCTTATCGAGATTTAAAAGACTATGATTTAGCTTTAACTTTTGTAAATAAAGCGATCGAAAGTACCCCTTTAAATCCCGAATTATACTATTTGAAAGGACAAATTTTAAGACAAAAAGGACAAAAAGAAAATAGTGTTACTCTTTTACAAGAAGCGGTAAAAAATTTTGATATTGCTTTAGCTAAAGTTAATCAGTTGCCCCAAGAAGGTGTTAAAAAACCTTTAGAAAGAGAAAAACGTAAAACCCTTGAAAAAATAGCAGAATTAGGTACTTCTTCTCAAAACTAA
- a CDS encoding adenine phosphoribosyltransferase encodes MDLKALIRDIPDFPQPGIIFRDITTLLRNPEGLKYVIDRLATETQKLDTIPDYIIGIESRGFIFAPSLAYSLSAGFVPVRKKGKLPAQVHSIEYDLEYGTDILEIHQDALTTGAKVMIIDDVIATGGTAKATADLLTKIGCDIVACGFIVELEGLQGRNKLPDVPMVTLVKYG; translated from the coding sequence ATGGATTTAAAAGCACTTATTCGAGATATACCCGATTTTCCCCAACCCGGTATCATCTTTCGGGATATAACTACTTTACTACGCAACCCTGAAGGTTTAAAGTATGTTATCGATCGATTAGCCACAGAAACTCAAAAACTAGATACCATACCAGATTATATTATTGGTATCGAATCAAGGGGGTTTATTTTTGCTCCCTCTTTAGCTTATAGTCTTTCTGCCGGTTTTGTGCCGGTGCGAAAAAAAGGCAAATTACCAGCTCAAGTCCACTCGATCGAGTATGATTTAGAATACGGAACAGATATATTAGAAATTCATCAAGATGCGTTGACTACCGGGGCAAAAGTGATGATTATTGATGATGTTATCGCTACAGGAGGTACGGCTAAAGCCACAGCAGATTTATTAACCAAAATTGGTTGTGATATTGTGGCTTGTGGATTTATTGTGGAACTTGAAGGATTACAAGGAAGGAATAAATTGCCAGATGTACCAATGGTGACATTGGTTAAATATGGTTAA
- a CDS encoding DUF3038 domain-containing protein, giving the protein MTQSASLMTESNSELITEDKSQPAILQQLPDFPLPATGGMMKLQQHLDLLLLALEALQLGGSEYMLATATELGLNKIIKNRIILWRLRCTNPWRKCYTRESLTITQAKTMVFITSECAKKFTIPLRQLLVAVQQMKDKNMPLENNFRLSEYFTRFQSHFISRMNPRRAKVSVYISSPEQLNELALSLLEELLFCTGVKGKERFWVSLFDGEVK; this is encoded by the coding sequence ATGACTCAATCTGCTTCTTTAATGACTGAATCTAACTCTGAACTAATTACCGAAGATAAATCACAACCTGCTATTTTACAGCAACTACCAGATTTTCCCTTACCCGCTACTGGGGGAATGATGAAACTACAACAACATCTTGATTTATTGTTACTAGCCTTAGAAGCCTTACAGTTAGGAGGTTCAGAATATATGTTAGCAACAGCAACAGAATTGGGTTTAAATAAGATTATTAAAAATCGTATTATTTTATGGCGTTTGCGTTGTACCAACCCTTGGCGTAAATGTTATACCAGAGAATCTTTGACGATAACTCAAGCTAAAACAATGGTATTTATCACTTCTGAATGTGCTAAAAAATTTACCATCCCTCTACGACAACTTTTAGTAGCCGTGCAACAGATGAAAGATAAGAATATGCCTTTAGAAAACAACTTTCGTCTTTCTGAATATTTTACAAGATTTCAGTCTCATTTTATTAGTCGTATGAATCCTCGTAGGGCAAAAGTATCTGTTTATATATCTTCTCCAGAGCAATTAAATGAATTAGCCTTATCTTTATTGGAGGAGTTGTTATTTTGTACAGGAGTAAAGGGTAAAGAGAGATTTTGGGTGAGTCTTTTTGACGGAGAAGTCAAATAA
- the radC gene encoding DNA repair protein RadC, translating to MVYNLRIADLPLSERPRERLLELGAKNLSSAELIAILLGTGQGKGKLSAVGLAQYILNQLSENKRDPLDVLREVSPSELMGISGVGPAKATTILAGVELGKRTFQFRPSAKAIIDSPNAAAAAFSHELMWQCQERFAVLLLDTKNALISTQVITIGIATETLIHPRELFRESIRQSATNIIIAHNHPSGNLEPSVEDLTLTEQLLQCSKIVGIPILDHLIIGNGDYRSIRQNCTLWEQYPQ from the coding sequence ATGGTTTATAATCTCAGAATTGCAGATTTACCTTTAAGTGAACGTCCTAGAGAAAGATTATTAGAGTTAGGAGCTAAAAATCTAAGTTCTGCGGAATTAATTGCTATTTTATTGGGTACAGGGCAAGGAAAAGGTAAATTATCTGCCGTAGGATTAGCTCAATATATCCTCAATCAACTTAGCGAAAATAAACGAGATCCTCTTGATGTATTGCGTGAAGTTTCACCATCGGAACTAATGGGCATTTCAGGAGTCGGGCCGGCTAAAGCAACAACAATTCTTGCTGGGGTAGAATTAGGAAAACGTACTTTTCAATTTCGCCCTTCTGCTAAAGCAATTATTGATAGTCCCAATGCCGCCGCTGCCGCTTTTAGTCATGAATTGATGTGGCAATGTCAAGAACGTTTTGCTGTTCTATTATTAGATACTAAAAATGCTTTAATCAGTACTCAGGTTATTACGATCGGTATTGCAACAGAAACTCTTATCCATCCTAGAGAACTTTTTCGTGAATCTATTAGGCAATCTGCAACGAATATTATTATCGCTCATAACCATCCTTCGGGAAATCTTGAGCCTTCTGTAGAAGATTTAACTCTCACAGAACAACTTTTACAATGTTCTAAAATAGTTGGTATTCCCATCTTAGATCATTTAATTATTGGTAATGGAGATTATCGCAGTATTCGTCAAAATTGCACTCTTTGGGAACAATATCCACAATAA